In the Bacillus shivajii genome, one interval contains:
- the yidC gene encoding membrane protein insertase YidC: protein MEKSSVFTHFKTYGLLIVTTALLFLSGCQASSEPIDANTTGVFNHYVIYPFSYLLKFFASMFDGNYGLSIILMTLMLRVSLMPLMMKQYKNQMHMREKMSVIQPEVNKVKEKYKEKKDRESQQKMQKEMMELYQKHNFNPLTSMGCLPMMIQFPILIGFYYAIMRTPEIAEHSFLWFSLGETDSVLPFIAALVYLVQFKISQIGMDPQQQKQLAAFGYITPIIMGVFSFSVPAALPLYWSVGGLFLIFQTLVSKSVYKQNSPVGETLSQK, encoded by the coding sequence ATGGAAAAATCATCTGTATTCACACACTTTAAAACATACGGACTGTTAATTGTTACAACGGCTCTATTATTTTTAAGCGGATGCCAAGCATCTTCTGAGCCAATTGATGCGAATACGACAGGCGTTTTTAACCATTACGTTATTTACCCTTTTTCATATTTACTGAAGTTTTTTGCTTCCATGTTTGATGGAAATTATGGTCTTTCGATTATTTTAATGACACTTATGCTTCGAGTTTCTCTCATGCCACTAATGATGAAGCAATATAAAAATCAAATGCATATGAGGGAAAAGATGAGTGTTATTCAGCCAGAAGTTAATAAGGTGAAAGAGAAATATAAAGAGAAAAAAGATCGAGAAAGCCAGCAAAAGATGCAAAAGGAAATGATGGAGCTATACCAAAAGCACAATTTCAATCCGCTAACTTCGATGGGGTGCTTACCAATGATGATCCAATTTCCGATTCTCATTGGCTTCTATTACGCCATCATGAGAACACCGGAAATTGCTGAACATTCATTTCTTTGGTTTAGCTTAGGAGAAACAGACAGTGTGTTACCATTTATTGCAGCTCTCGTGTATCTAGTCCAGTTTAAAATATCGCAAATAGGTATGGACCCGCAACAACAAAAACAATTGGCTGCGTTCGGCTATATTACGCCAATCATTATGGGGGTGTTTTCCTTTAGTGTTCCTGCAGCGCTTCCATTATATTGGAGTGTCGGTGGCCTATTTTTAATCTTTCAAACGCTTGTTTCCAAATCTGTCTACAAGCAAAACTCACCTGTTGGAGAAACATTGTCGCAAAAATAA
- a CDS encoding thiamine-binding protein: MATVMAGFQVLPNGKDMDTNGILPNVVKVVENSGLKHEVGPMETVVEGSTADVFTLLEKVQQVAVEEGASEVITNVKMHYCPEGLKIEDKKQ; encoded by the coding sequence ATGGCAACAGTAATGGCAGGATTTCAAGTGTTACCTAATGGAAAAGATATGGATACAAATGGGATTTTACCGAACGTCGTTAAAGTCGTGGAAAACTCCGGTTTAAAACATGAGGTCGGACCGATGGAAACGGTTGTGGAAGGCTCGACAGCTGATGTGTTCACACTCCTTGAAAAAGTTCAACAAGTAGCGGTAGAGGAAGGGGCTTCCGAGGTTATTACAAATGTAAAGATGCATTACTGTCCTGAAGGGTTAAAAATTGAAGATAAGAAGCAATAA
- a CDS encoding electron transport protein, translating into MKKRWWAIGALLVAIIAVGVASELEFEYAYIPDGDKILNDQYGDFDGYDLWGERIAIDGDLATGLAHSNMETHQLSPENGAVRLNEEFIQFGREQFYAETFNNEEYLTDILGVLDGGITLPKMMKALVKLRGEGTNNLQVELAKDVTIGDKTYKKGELIDTGLDVPKGAFAPLGMPVSYSKGRIRVGASCASCHATVDRDTGMVVEGAPNNNFDAGMLLALAPNSTAFFPNTEVEILEAYINDQNRTVKTEGDSKGVLPDPEKIEAAVDQTLASWPKGSFDSTIDLESNPAQIPDSFTLGDHPYGWNGFASIGPFNGLSSLNNNVHAQNSDLLAQFEQSNELFDIDKEVYIGTILQNAANDEYRYQPGSGVKPSTFFAKLDDSPEVPGVNEMVKPPHFPKLSLFSPNGTVISSPGFNFAEQINAMSAYQNSLRPPSTVKGATENSLEGERVFSEAGCTSCHAGKGYTNNRVIPVEDVKTEGSRAKAFRDTVKIMDEPWIYSFDTPVPIPENAKRIKVPTDKLDPEQLKITLAQGNEGGYKVKGLIGLAWSPPYLHDGGVSVGPDESTDLGVPGTLRKGIDPDARNSLRALLDRDLREKVIEVNKSDPSLKHVHTTGEGHEHWVDEKAGFTEEEREALIDYLMSLTTIED; encoded by the coding sequence ATGAAGAAGCGTTGGTGGGCAATTGGGGCTCTTTTAGTGGCGATTATTGCTGTTGGAGTCGCTTCCGAGCTTGAATTTGAATATGCTTACATACCAGATGGAGACAAAATATTAAATGACCAATATGGCGATTTTGACGGTTATGATTTGTGGGGAGAGCGTATCGCTATAGATGGAGATTTGGCTACTGGCCTTGCTCACTCAAACATGGAAACTCATCAACTATCACCAGAGAATGGTGCTGTCCGTCTGAATGAAGAGTTTATTCAGTTTGGGCGCGAACAGTTTTATGCTGAAACGTTTAATAATGAAGAGTATTTAACTGATATTCTCGGTGTTCTTGACGGGGGAATCACACTACCGAAAATGATGAAAGCTCTTGTTAAACTTCGCGGTGAAGGGACGAACAACTTACAAGTAGAACTTGCAAAAGATGTGACGATTGGCGATAAAACGTATAAAAAAGGGGAGTTAATCGATACCGGTTTAGATGTACCGAAGGGCGCTTTTGCTCCGCTTGGTATGCCTGTGAGTTACTCTAAGGGGCGAATTCGCGTCGGTGCTAGCTGTGCATCATGCCATGCAACCGTTGATAGAGATACTGGAATGGTTGTTGAAGGTGCACCAAATAACAATTTTGATGCCGGAATGCTCCTAGCTTTAGCACCTAACTCAACAGCTTTTTTTCCAAATACAGAAGTTGAAATTTTAGAGGCGTATATAAATGACCAAAATCGTACGGTTAAAACAGAAGGAGATAGCAAAGGAGTGCTGCCAGATCCAGAAAAAATTGAAGCAGCTGTCGATCAAACATTAGCGAGTTGGCCAAAAGGAAGTTTTGATTCGACGATTGATTTAGAAAGCAACCCTGCACAAATTCCTGACTCTTTTACGCTTGGAGATCATCCATATGGTTGGAATGGATTTGCATCAATTGGACCATTTAATGGATTGAGCTCTTTAAATAACAACGTTCATGCACAAAATTCCGATTTACTCGCCCAGTTTGAACAAAGTAACGAACTGTTTGATATTGATAAAGAAGTGTATATCGGTACGATTTTGCAAAATGCGGCTAATGATGAATATCGATATCAACCTGGGTCAGGAGTTAAACCCTCGACATTTTTTGCTAAGCTAGATGACAGCCCGGAAGTGCCAGGGGTCAATGAGATGGTGAAACCTCCGCACTTTCCAAAATTATCGTTATTTTCACCAAATGGAACTGTTATCAGTTCTCCCGGCTTCAATTTTGCTGAACAGATAAATGCGATGTCGGCTTATCAAAATTCGTTAAGGCCTCCTTCAACCGTTAAAGGAGCGACGGAAAATAGCTTAGAAGGAGAACGAGTGTTTAGCGAAGCAGGATGTACGTCATGCCATGCAGGAAAAGGGTATACAAACAACCGCGTCATTCCTGTAGAAGATGTAAAAACTGAAGGCTCTCGAGCAAAAGCGTTTCGAGACACTGTAAAAATAATGGATGAACCATGGATCTATTCGTTTGATACACCTGTTCCGATACCGGAAAACGCGAAAAGAATCAAGGTCCCAACAGATAAGTTAGATCCAGAGCAACTAAAAATTACATTAGCACAAGGAAATGAAGGTGGTTATAAAGTCAAAGGTTTGATCGGATTAGCATGGTCACCTCCATACTTACATGATGGCGGTGTTTCGGTTGGTCCAGATGAATCAACCGATCTCGGTGTTCCAGGAACGCTTAGAAAAGGGATAGATCCTGACGCGCGGAACAGCTTAAGAGCTCTCCTTGATCGAGACCTTCGTGAAAAAGTCATCGAAGTAAACAAAAGTGATCCATCATTAAAGCACGTGCATACAACAGGAGAAGGACACGAACACTGGGTTGATGAGAAAGCAGGCTTTACCGAAGAAGAGCGAGAAGCCTTAATTGACTACTTAATGTCACTAACAACCATAGAAGACTAA
- a CDS encoding queuosine precursor transporter, with the protein MNNSIGFDAEKQGKLIFLVAIFFTALFVSNVISAKLFTIGGVVLTAGIITYPLTFLITDSISEVYGKVIARKVVLIGLLTNVLMIGFFYLAIMLPPAGYWPMQEEFEMILGAVPRIVIASLLAYSISQLFDVHLFHKLKEKTKGKHLWLRNNVSTLASQMLDSIVFVVVAFYGTMPFSTILVMIGTQYIVKLLFAIADTPFIYLTVKWLNKSSLTNKKEAVSHVS; encoded by the coding sequence ATGAATAACTCAATAGGTTTTGATGCGGAGAAGCAGGGAAAGCTCATCTTTCTTGTAGCGATTTTCTTCACGGCTTTATTTGTTTCGAATGTGATCTCTGCTAAGCTTTTCACGATTGGTGGGGTCGTTTTAACAGCAGGAATTATCACATATCCGCTTACTTTTTTAATCACAGATTCCATTTCAGAAGTATATGGGAAAGTGATTGCAAGAAAAGTTGTCTTGATCGGACTACTTACAAACGTGCTCATGATCGGCTTTTTCTATCTTGCCATTATGCTGCCACCAGCAGGTTATTGGCCTATGCAAGAAGAATTTGAAATGATCTTAGGCGCTGTTCCTCGAATTGTCATCGCTTCACTGTTAGCTTACAGTATTTCACAGCTATTCGATGTGCACCTATTTCACAAGCTAAAGGAAAAAACGAAAGGGAAGCACTTATGGCTACGTAACAATGTCAGTACATTGGCTAGTCAAATGCTCGACTCCATTGTTTTTGTTGTCGTCGCCTTTTATGGAACGATGCCGTTTTCCACAATCCTTGTGATGATTGGGACACAATATATCGTTAAGCTGCTATTTGCTATTGCAGATACACCATTTATTTACTTAACAGTAAAGTGGTTAAATAAATCATCATTAACAAATAAAAAGGAGGCTGTTTCTCATGTCTCATGA
- the queF gene encoding preQ(1) synthase, with product MSHDRSKEVQALGEAGTQYNFNYDPSVLESFDNLHAYRDYFVKFNCPEFTSLCPKTNQPDFATIYISYIPDKKMVESKSLKLYLFSFRNHGDFHEDCMNIILNDLVKLMDPRYIEVWGKFTPRGGISIDPYTNYGKPGTKWEKFAEQRLLQHDLYPEKVDNR from the coding sequence ATGTCTCATGATAGAAGCAAAGAAGTTCAAGCATTAGGAGAAGCTGGAACACAATATAACTTTAACTACGATCCATCTGTATTAGAATCATTTGATAACCTTCATGCATATCGTGATTACTTTGTAAAATTCAATTGCCCTGAGTTTACAAGTCTATGTCCAAAAACAAATCAGCCGGACTTCGCAACCATTTACATTAGCTATATTCCTGATAAAAAAATGGTAGAAAGCAAGTCCTTAAAACTTTATTTATTCAGCTTTAGAAATCACGGCGATTTCCATGAGGACTGCATGAATATCATTTTAAATGACCTTGTTAAACTCATGGATCCTCGTTATATTGAAGTATGGGGGAAATTCACCCCACGTGGTGGCATTTCAATTGATCCATACACAAACTATGGGAAACCAGGGACGAAATGGGAGAAATTTGCCGAACAACGACTTCTCCAACACGACTTATATCCAGAAAAAGTAGATAATCGTTAA
- a CDS encoding D-2-hydroxyacid dehydrogenase: MILVTLDDIKKTELEKLNNICHPKKLLYVTSLEEVPQKAFSQIEIIITYGEELSSNLIAKMPNLRWIQLFQSGTERLPFQALKDQHITLTNMKTIHAVPMSEYALGMMLRHTLQLERLNQNQLDKYWDSSAMIDEIYQKTVTIFGAGEVGSAIAEKCHLMGMNVIGVNRSGKLRPHFNRMVTLSERDTVIPESDFIILTMPVTTNTKKCFATKEFDLMKENALFINLGRAPLIDEQALKTVLLSNKIGGAVLDVFHQEPLHSQSELWGIKNLFITPHVAAKSPHYISRCLNIFENQYRAYVNNEPLQFKVDLHSGY, from the coding sequence TTGATATTAGTTACACTAGATGACATCAAGAAGACAGAGCTAGAGAAACTAAATAACATTTGCCACCCAAAAAAACTACTATATGTCACTTCTCTCGAGGAAGTACCACAAAAAGCCTTTTCACAAATCGAGATTATCATCACATATGGTGAAGAGCTTTCCTCTAATCTTATTGCAAAAATGCCTAACCTTAGGTGGATCCAACTATTTCAATCTGGTACTGAAAGGCTACCGTTTCAAGCCTTAAAGGACCAGCACATCACTCTTACAAATATGAAAACGATTCATGCAGTACCTATGTCTGAATATGCACTGGGCATGATGCTGCGGCATACGTTGCAACTCGAGAGACTAAATCAAAATCAACTTGATAAGTATTGGGATTCTTCTGCAATGATCGATGAAATATACCAAAAAACAGTTACTATTTTTGGTGCAGGTGAAGTCGGATCGGCCATAGCAGAAAAATGTCATTTAATGGGGATGAACGTGATTGGCGTTAATCGTTCTGGAAAGCTACGGCCTCATTTTAACCGAATGGTTACACTTTCTGAGCGAGATACCGTCATTCCAGAAAGTGATTTCATTATCCTTACTATGCCGGTTACCACAAACACAAAAAAATGTTTTGCAACAAAAGAGTTTGATCTGATGAAAGAAAATGCACTTTTCATAAATTTAGGGCGCGCACCACTTATTGATGAACAAGCATTAAAAACGGTGCTCTTGTCAAATAAAATTGGTGGAGCAGTTCTTGATGTCTTTCATCAAGAGCCACTACATTCGCAAAGTGAACTTTGGGGGATCAAGAACTTATTTATCACCCCTCACGTCGCTGCGAAGTCTCCTCATTATATAAGTAGATGCCTGAATATTTTTGAAAATCAATACCGCGCATATGTAAACAACGAACCATTACAATTTAAAGTTGACCTTCACTCAGGTTATTAG
- a CDS encoding class II aldolase/adducin family protein encodes MKDLTHSIDNKRIELKQRLAASFRLFSKCGFDDGSAGHITVRDPEYHDCFWVNPYGIHFSQIKASDLLLLNEDGEIQHGEGEVNGAAFAIHSEIHKARPDVHAAAHSHSLYGKAFSTLGKLLDPITQDACAFYEDHSLFNDYTGVVYEKSEGQRIAEALGKSKAVILRNHGLLTVGGTIDEAVWWFISMERSCQVQMLAESAGSPISIDPKYAKHTHTQVGTPESAKEDFKPLYDRIVKEQPDFMK; translated from the coding sequence GTGAAAGACTTAACTCATTCTATTGACAATAAACGAATTGAACTAAAACAACGTTTAGCTGCGTCATTCCGTCTTTTCTCTAAATGTGGCTTCGATGATGGCTCTGCTGGTCATATAACAGTAAGGGACCCAGAGTATCATGATTGTTTCTGGGTAAATCCATATGGCATCCACTTTAGCCAAATTAAAGCTTCTGATCTTTTGTTATTAAACGAAGACGGAGAAATACAGCACGGCGAAGGAGAAGTAAATGGCGCTGCATTTGCTATTCACTCTGAAATCCATAAAGCCAGGCCGGACGTCCATGCAGCTGCCCATTCGCACTCTTTATATGGAAAAGCCTTTTCTACATTAGGAAAGTTGTTAGACCCAATCACTCAAGATGCGTGTGCGTTTTATGAAGACCACTCACTATTTAACGACTATACAGGAGTCGTCTATGAAAAGTCAGAGGGCCAACGCATTGCTGAAGCTCTTGGTAAAAGTAAAGCTGTCATTCTTCGTAATCACGGGCTTTTAACAGTAGGAGGCACAATTGATGAAGCTGTGTGGTGGTTTATCTCAATGGAACGTTCATGCCAAGTGCAAATGCTAGCCGAAAGTGCTGGGTCTCCAATATCAATCGATCCAAAGTATGCAAAACATACACATACACAAGTCGGCACACCAGAGTCTGCAAAGGAAGACTTTAAACCTTTGTATGATCGTATTGTTAAAGAACAGCCCGATTTTATGAAATAG